One Gelria sp. Kuro-4 DNA segment encodes these proteins:
- a CDS encoding NAD(P)-dependent oxidoreductase has product MEKQNLGFVGVGRMGKAMATNLVKAGYRVRVFDCHRLAMDAVAQEGALPTALPELVRESSVILLSLPNPAIVEEVVLGPEGIFAAAWPGQLVIDLSSSTPQSEQKIAAQGKKIGVDFLDAPVSGGVAGAVAANLTIMVGGPTEVVSRAKPVLEVIGKKIVHVGAIGSGQAVKLVNQLLFGVNMVALAEGLNLAEALGLDQSIVYEVVSAGSGNSYAVQTRCPKFIFADNFEPGFSLELAAKDLKLAVSAALEAGQPLLLGALGLQLFEAAKHQGYGAKDISSIYKYLSEHLSPVIKEG; this is encoded by the coding sequence ATGGAGAAACAAAACCTGGGATTTGTTGGTGTAGGTCGTATGGGCAAAGCTATGGCTACGAACCTTGTGAAAGCAGGGTACAGAGTCCGCGTATTTGACTGCCACAGGCTGGCTATGGACGCGGTGGCCCAAGAAGGGGCCCTGCCGACAGCGTTACCTGAGCTAGTACGGGAAAGCAGTGTCATCTTACTCTCTCTCCCTAACCCCGCAATCGTGGAAGAGGTCGTTCTTGGACCGGAGGGGATCTTTGCTGCAGCCTGGCCTGGTCAACTGGTTATTGATCTTAGTTCATCTACCCCTCAGAGCGAACAGAAGATTGCCGCTCAAGGAAAGAAGATTGGAGTGGATTTCCTTGATGCTCCCGTGAGCGGTGGTGTAGCCGGAGCGGTGGCTGCTAACTTGACCATCATGGTGGGTGGACCGACAGAGGTAGTATCCCGAGCTAAGCCAGTCCTAGAGGTCATAGGTAAGAAAATCGTGCATGTAGGAGCGATAGGTTCTGGACAGGCGGTTAAGCTGGTTAACCAGCTCCTTTTTGGGGTCAACATGGTAGCCCTGGCGGAAGGCCTGAACCTTGCTGAAGCTTTGGGATTGGACCAGAGCATAGTTTACGAGGTGGTCAGCGCCGGTTCTGGGAACAGTTATGCCGTGCAAACTAGGTGCCCCAAGTTTATCTTTGCTGATAACTTCGAACCGGGGTTCAGTCTGGAGCTAGCGGCCAAGGACTTGAAACTAGCCGTGTCGGCTGCCTTAGAAGCCGGACAACCGTTACTACTTGGAGCCTTAGGCCTGCAGCTTTTCGAGGCGGCAAAACACCAAGGCTATGGGGCTAAAGACATCTCTAGCATTTACAAATACCTATCCGAACATTTAAGTCCGGTTATTAAGGAGGGTTAA
- a CDS encoding 4Fe-4S binding protein: MQIDEAKCIRCGVCVPYSPPEPLVSRTRKRRLIRTSALSAEPVAVRRLCGALPKPFTRRRTFTSGRAHSEILQ, from the coding sequence GTGCAGATTGATGAGGCTAAATGTATACGCTGCGGGGTGTGTGTGCCCTACTCCCCGCCGGAGCCATTAGTGTCTAGAACAAGAAAGCGCAGGTTAATCAGGACAAGTGCCTTGAGTGCGGAACCTGTGGCCGTGCGCAGGTTGTGCGGTGCCCTGCCGAAGCCATTCACGAGGAGGAGAACGTTTACCAGCGGCCGCGCTCATTCGGAAATACTTCAGTGA
- a CDS encoding DUF362 domain-containing protein, translated as MHIDQEKCIGCGICVSYCPANAITVENRKARIDAGKCLECGTCGRTRVVRCPRGAITEEETVYQRPRSIRKYFSDPMAYHVETKVPGRGTEEVKTNDVTGRVRRGQVGIAIEMGRPVLGASFVDIEKVTMALAREGITTFERDNPLTHLMADPARGIFTEEAKQCRVVSAIIEFTIPVEMLERTVATLKEVAKEIDTVFSLDLICRLDENGSIPVMAQLESLGIKPRLNAKINLGLGKPLKEV; from the coding sequence ATGCACATAGACCAAGAAAAGTGCATCGGCTGCGGGATTTGTGTTTCGTACTGCCCAGCTAACGCGATAACTGTTGAGAACAGAAAAGCGCGCATTGACGCTGGAAAGTGCCTAGAGTGTGGGACGTGCGGACGTACCAGGGTCGTACGCTGTCCAAGAGGGGCTATAACCGAGGAGGAAACAGTATATCAGCGGCCACGGTCGATAAGAAAGTACTTTAGTGACCCTATGGCCTACCACGTCGAAACCAAAGTGCCGGGGCGGGGAACGGAAGAAGTCAAGACCAATGACGTAACCGGCCGCGTCAGAAGAGGCCAGGTCGGAATTGCCATTGAAATGGGTCGGCCGGTACTTGGGGCCTCCTTTGTCGACATCGAGAAAGTAACTATGGCTCTGGCCAGAGAGGGAATCACGACTTTCGAACGCGATAACCCCCTGACACACCTGATGGCCGATCCTGCGCGAGGCATTTTTACCGAGGAAGCCAAACAGTGCCGGGTTGTATCGGCCATCATAGAATTTACCATTCCCGTAGAGATGCTCGAGCGTACGGTCGCCACTCTAAAAGAGGTAGCGAAGGAAATTGATACTGTGTTTTCACTGGACCTGATTTGTCGGTTGGATGAGAACGGATCTATCCCAGTTATGGCCCAATTAGAGTCTCTAGGAATTAAACCCAGGCTGAACGCCAAGATCAATCTAGGTTTAGGTAAGCCACTTAAGGAGGTTTAA
- a CDS encoding 4Fe-4S dicluster domain-containing protein — MKLVYDQAKCSGCAVCVSVCSFCRKGYVRPVNESNGRIKFVYVNPTDSYVVVCHQCEDAACAKACLQEAITRHSATGTWMVHVEKCIGCGLCVDACPYGAIYIDAENGKADKCDLCQGEPACVKYCAAQALKLADE, encoded by the coding sequence ATGAAGTTGGTTTATGACCAGGCTAAGTGCTCCGGCTGCGCCGTATGCGTGAGCGTTTGCTCGTTCTGCCGGAAGGGTTATGTGCGGCCGGTCAATGAAAGCAACGGAAGGATTAAATTCGTTTACGTTAACCCCACGGACAGCTACGTTGTAGTGTGCCATCAGTGCGAGGATGCCGCTTGTGCCAAGGCCTGCCTCCAAGAGGCCATTACCCGCCACAGCGCAACCGGCACCTGGATGGTGCATGTCGAAAAATGCATAGGCTGCGGGTTGTGCGTTGATGCTTGCCCCTACGGTGCCATCTACATTGATGCAGAGAACGGCAAAGCCGACAAGTGCGACTTGTGCCAAGGGGAACCGGCCTGCGTGAAATACTGCGCGGCCCAGGCTCTCAAGTTGGCCGACGAATAA
- a CDS encoding aldehyde ferredoxin oxidoreductase family protein has product MVSYGGYCGRLLRVDLTTKKISTEVLTDDFIRKYVGCNGFGAAILFKELPARIDPFSPANKVVLATGPLTGTIVPCTPKVGIFTKSPLTGGFMDSYAGGHFGAELKFAGFDGVIIEGVSENPVWLYIHDGQAELRDAGKLWGLSVPETEAAVRAELNNNAVHVASIGPAGERLVRFGCVMVDMSHAAGRGGVGAVLGSKKLKAIVVHGTKYSVPVANVEATKAVADRIYQHISETPALRDGMPKYGTTGALKANQASGILGTRNWQSETFEHASNIDGDACLKELFEKNLACFQCPLRCVHFSRIKEGKYAGTETIGPQYETMYSLGSVCGIADIKAVAKANEYCNAMGMDTISAGVTVAFAMELYERGILTAEDLGGLQLTFGNDDALLAALERIVTRSGVYRTLGEGTKRAAEIFGGETYKYAVHVKGLELAGHSGRGYKGMSLGYATSPRGGSHQDMRHLPERAGQFDRRDPNGKAQLNYDITSTTTIRDTLNYCAMIEDVIGRVGLNERHAELLNTVTGLNFSVQDVQRLADRIWNLERAFNVREGMSRKDDVLPYRFMNEPIPEGPSQGMHCPPEELERMKDELYKLRRWTPEGIPSKELLLDLGLDDVAAELWP; this is encoded by the coding sequence ATGGTAAGCTACGGCGGTTACTGCGGACGTTTGCTGCGCGTTGATCTTACCACGAAAAAAATAAGCACAGAAGTGCTGACCGACGACTTCATCAGGAAGTATGTTGGTTGCAACGGCTTCGGTGCTGCTATACTGTTCAAAGAATTGCCGGCACGAATCGATCCTTTTTCGCCGGCAAATAAGGTTGTGCTGGCCACCGGTCCTCTGACAGGCACGATAGTACCATGTACTCCCAAAGTGGGCATTTTCACCAAGTCACCGCTGACGGGGGGCTTTATGGATTCCTATGCTGGCGGACATTTCGGAGCAGAGCTTAAGTTTGCCGGCTTCGACGGTGTGATTATTGAAGGCGTCAGCGAAAACCCAGTTTGGTTGTACATCCACGACGGTCAGGCAGAACTCCGAGATGCTGGCAAACTGTGGGGCCTTTCGGTTCCTGAGACGGAGGCGGCTGTTCGAGCCGAGCTGAACAACAACGCGGTTCACGTAGCTTCTATTGGACCGGCCGGGGAACGTCTGGTACGTTTCGGCTGCGTCATGGTGGATATGTCGCACGCTGCCGGAAGAGGGGGGGTAGGCGCGGTCCTGGGTAGCAAAAAGCTCAAGGCCATTGTCGTTCATGGCACAAAATACTCAGTGCCGGTGGCCAATGTTGAGGCAACGAAGGCTGTAGCGGATCGTATCTACCAACACATTTCTGAAACGCCCGCGTTACGCGACGGGATGCCCAAATACGGGACCACCGGGGCGCTTAAGGCAAACCAGGCCTCCGGCATTCTTGGAACGCGCAACTGGCAGAGCGAAACGTTCGAGCATGCTTCCAATATCGACGGTGATGCGTGCCTTAAAGAACTCTTTGAGAAAAATCTTGCCTGCTTCCAATGCCCGCTGCGCTGCGTTCACTTTTCCCGGATTAAGGAAGGAAAGTACGCTGGAACAGAAACCATCGGGCCGCAGTACGAAACTATGTACAGCTTAGGCTCGGTGTGCGGAATTGCGGACATCAAAGCCGTGGCCAAGGCTAACGAATACTGCAACGCAATGGGGATGGATACCATTTCGGCCGGTGTTACGGTAGCCTTTGCAATGGAGCTTTATGAACGGGGCATTTTGACGGCGGAAGATTTGGGTGGGCTACAACTTACCTTCGGTAATGATGACGCCCTGCTTGCAGCGCTGGAAAGAATAGTGACTCGTAGCGGCGTGTACCGCACGCTGGGAGAAGGGACTAAGCGTGCCGCTGAAATATTCGGTGGGGAAACTTACAAGTATGCCGTCCACGTCAAAGGCCTTGAGCTGGCGGGTCATAGCGGTCGTGGCTACAAGGGTATGAGCCTTGGCTATGCCACCAGCCCACGCGGAGGAAGCCATCAGGACATGAGGCATCTTCCGGAACGAGCTGGGCAATTCGACAGAAGAGATCCCAACGGGAAGGCGCAGCTCAACTACGATATCACCTCCACAACCACAATCCGCGATACCCTAAACTACTGTGCCATGATAGAAGATGTGATTGGAAGAGTCGGCCTGAACGAACGGCATGCTGAGTTACTGAATACTGTTACCGGACTGAATTTCTCAGTTCAAGACGTACAGCGACTCGCAGATAGGATCTGGAACCTCGAGCGGGCCTTTAACGTCCGCGAGGGTATGAGCCGCAAGGACGACGTTCTTCCTTACCGCTTCATGAACGAGCCCATTCCGGAAGGGCCGTCGCAGGGCATGCACTGTCCGCCCGAAGAACTGGAGAGGATGAAGGACGAGCTCTACAAACTTCGCCGTTGGACACCGGAAGGCATACCGTCTAAGGAATTGCTCCTAGATCTTGGACTCGATGACGTGGCGGCGGAGTTGTGGCCGTAA
- a CDS encoding MoaD/ThiS family protein, with product MDKRSVNVKFLGEFRDLAGTEQMMVVLESRHTLRDLIHQLCKCVPMLQTLLLKPREEGLAPFSMILNGKEVYSLGDLSQIVPDGSEVTFFFWGVGG from the coding sequence ATGGATAAACGCTCGGTTAACGTTAAGTTTCTCGGTGAGTTTCGCGACTTAGCTGGCACAGAGCAAATGATGGTCGTATTGGAAAGCAGGCATACCCTGAGAGATCTCATTCACCAATTGTGCAAGTGTGTACCAATGCTGCAGACCCTCCTCTTGAAACCCCGAGAAGAGGGCCTTGCGCCATTCTCCATGATCTTAAATGGAAAAGAGGTGTACTCGCTGGGAGATCTTTCCCAAATAGTTCCGGATGGTAGTGAGGTGACCTTTTTCTTCTGGGGTGTCGGCGGATGA
- a CDS encoding FadR/GntR family transcriptional regulator gives MDVIKRITVRDSLIGYFQNQLLRGKLSPGDKLPTEKELSESLRVGRASIREALSALTFMGILKKTPEGTFVNDKPGKLPALTVLSASLIYGSSDYQLYEARKIIEVGIAGLAAERATREKVARLEQSIETLRTLIGQGKEFFDEDVRFHLGIVEMTGNKILYSLMETMSELIAAQMSEKIAIIAKEKGLSYAMAIEYHHTEAIKEHSRILDDLKRGDCEAAQRSMFFHLHHWQKYCRPVGHQCTK, from the coding sequence TTGGATGTAATTAAAAGGATAACCGTACGCGACTCGTTAATTGGCTACTTTCAAAACCAACTCCTGCGGGGGAAACTGAGTCCGGGAGATAAGTTGCCGACAGAAAAAGAACTGTCTGAGTCCCTACGTGTTGGACGTGCTTCTATTAGAGAAGCATTGTCAGCTCTTACCTTTATGGGCATTTTGAAAAAAACACCGGAAGGAACTTTTGTAAATGACAAACCTGGGAAACTTCCCGCGTTGACCGTCTTAAGTGCCTCGCTTATCTACGGGAGTAGTGATTACCAGCTTTATGAGGCCCGCAAGATTATAGAGGTGGGAATCGCTGGGTTGGCAGCGGAGCGTGCAACAAGGGAGAAAGTTGCCAGGTTGGAACAGAGTATCGAGACGTTACGCACTCTTATCGGGCAGGGCAAAGAATTTTTCGACGAGGACGTTAGATTCCATCTTGGCATAGTCGAGATGACCGGTAACAAGATCCTTTACAGCTTGATGGAAACGATGAGCGAACTCATTGCGGCGCAAATGAGCGAGAAGATAGCAATTATCGCCAAGGAGAAAGGGCTTTCCTACGCGATGGCTATAGAATACCACCATACCGAAGCTATTAAAGAACATTCAAGAATATTAGACGACCTTAAGCGAGGTGATTGTGAGGCGGCTCAGAGGAGCATGTTTTTTCACTTGCACCATTGGCAGAAGTACTGCCGGCCCGTTGGGCACCAATGTACAAAGTGA
- a CDS encoding iron-containing alcohol dehydrogenase, giving the protein MTGIREFTVPTKVRYGFGAAKTIGALSKEVGSRSALIVTDPGLVKAGLLRTISSMLEEEGITFSCYDQVEPNPSIENVEACFAIYQQYKPDVVIGLGGGSSIDTAKAVAVLATNGGHIVDYEGYNKVTRPKKTVIAIPTTAGTGSEVTASSVITDRQRQIKMAVISFNVIPEYALVDPELTLSVPPALTASTGMDALTHAIESYVSKEAIPQSEAFALHAIRLISRSLRRAVFDGDSREARGDMMMGSLLAGMAFAVSKLGNVHAMAHPLGGVFNIPHGIANAVLLPYVMKFNALACPEKFADIAAAMGADVTGLTPREAALKAVALVRELNADIGIPDNLGCLGVTTAALDKLCEDTMRSGNVLINPRKTTVQDIRKLYQDAIAGAF; this is encoded by the coding sequence ATGACCGGTATCCGCGAGTTTACCGTACCCACCAAGGTTAGGTATGGTTTCGGAGCTGCGAAGACAATCGGTGCATTGTCAAAAGAGGTCGGCAGCAGGAGTGCCCTCATAGTTACCGATCCCGGCTTAGTCAAGGCCGGTTTGTTGAGAACTATTAGCTCCATGCTGGAAGAAGAAGGTATTACGTTCAGCTGCTATGATCAGGTAGAACCAAACCCTTCCATAGAAAACGTTGAGGCCTGCTTTGCTATCTATCAGCAGTATAAGCCTGACGTGGTAATTGGCCTGGGAGGCGGGAGCTCCATTGACACGGCGAAGGCCGTTGCCGTGCTTGCCACCAACGGTGGTCACATTGTCGACTACGAGGGCTATAACAAAGTAACGAGGCCGAAGAAGACGGTCATAGCCATTCCCACGACCGCCGGGACCGGTAGTGAAGTCACGGCGTCGTCTGTGATTACAGACCGGCAGCGGCAGATCAAGATGGCAGTCATTAGTTTCAACGTTATACCTGAGTACGCGCTGGTCGATCCAGAACTGACTCTATCCGTTCCCCCGGCTCTTACGGCATCTACTGGAATGGATGCCCTAACCCACGCCATAGAGTCTTATGTTTCCAAGGAAGCTATTCCGCAGTCAGAAGCTTTTGCCCTGCACGCCATCAGGCTCATCAGCCGCAGCCTTCGCCGCGCCGTCTTCGACGGTGACAGCCGGGAGGCCCGCGGCGACATGATGATGGGTAGTCTTCTTGCAGGCATGGCTTTCGCTGTCTCTAAACTTGGAAACGTACATGCCATGGCGCACCCGTTGGGTGGCGTTTTCAACATACCTCACGGCATTGCCAATGCTGTCCTCCTTCCGTACGTCATGAAGTTTAATGCCCTGGCTTGCCCGGAGAAATTTGCCGACATCGCGGCCGCTATGGGAGCCGATGTGACAGGGCTGACACCGCGGGAGGCGGCGCTCAAAGCGGTGGCGCTTGTCCGTGAGCTGAACGCGGATATCGGTATCCCGGATAACCTTGGTTGCCTTGGCGTGACGACAGCGGCTCTGGACAAGCTCTGCGAGGACACCATGCGCAGCGGAAACGTTTTGATTAACCCTCGCAAGACTACGGTTCAGGACATCCGTAAACTGTATCAGGACGCGATAGCCGGGGCTTTCTAA
- a CDS encoding DctP family TRAP transporter solute-binding subunit translates to MKKFCAFIVVAVLIISLLSGCGGGRQAQPQGGSGTAPSQDTITIKLAHASPATNDRLEASCQEFAKAVKEKTNGKIIVQTYPASQLGGEREELEGVQMGTIEMAALSSGPFPGIFPDIMVFDMPYLFFSREAAFKVLDGPVGQEILDRLLQKTGIRALAWGENGFRHFTNNVRPILKPEDLKGLKIRTMENPAHMAIVRTLGGDPTPMAFGEVYTALAQKTVDGQENPVSLITSMKFHEVQKYCTLDGHVYNPYLLIINDKFFQSLDADSQKALQEAAALWRDVERKLNEEQVQAGVKLMKDAGVQVDELTTEQKEVFRKATQPVYDEFAKQLDPALMEKVLKAAQEANGI, encoded by the coding sequence GTGAAAAAATTCTGCGCTTTCATAGTAGTGGCTGTGCTCATCATATCGTTGCTTTCCGGTTGCGGTGGGGGGCGGCAAGCTCAACCGCAAGGAGGCTCCGGTACGGCACCATCCCAGGATACGATTACCATTAAGCTAGCCCACGCTTCTCCAGCTACCAACGACCGTCTTGAGGCTTCGTGCCAGGAATTTGCTAAAGCGGTAAAGGAAAAGACAAACGGTAAAATCATCGTACAGACGTACCCGGCTTCCCAGCTGGGTGGAGAGCGGGAAGAGCTCGAAGGCGTGCAGATGGGTACGATCGAGATGGCGGCCCTGAGCAGCGGCCCCTTCCCGGGCATTTTCCCGGACATCATGGTATTTGACATGCCTTACCTGTTCTTCTCACGCGAAGCGGCCTTTAAAGTGCTGGACGGCCCGGTGGGGCAGGAGATCCTCGACCGCCTGCTGCAAAAGACCGGCATCCGGGCTCTCGCTTGGGGCGAGAACGGCTTCCGCCACTTTACCAATAACGTCCGCCCCATACTTAAGCCAGAAGACCTAAAGGGCCTCAAGATCCGCACTATGGAAAACCCGGCGCACATGGCTATCGTCCGCACTCTGGGCGGCGACCCCACGCCCATGGCGTTTGGCGAGGTTTACACGGCCCTGGCCCAAAAGACTGTGGATGGCCAGGAAAACCCGGTTTCGCTGATAACCTCGATGAAGTTCCACGAAGTGCAGAAGTACTGCACGTTGGACGGTCACGTGTATAACCCCTACCTCCTAATCATCAATGACAAGTTTTTCCAGTCACTAGATGCGGATTCCCAGAAGGCGTTGCAGGAAGCAGCGGCGCTCTGGAGGGACGTCGAGCGGAAGCTGAACGAAGAGCAGGTACAGGCCGGTGTGAAACTGATGAAGGACGCCGGCGTGCAGGTTGATGAATTGACAACGGAACAGAAGGAAGTATTCCGCAAAGCGACTCAGCCCGTGTACGACGAGTTTGCCAAACAGCTTGACCCCGCCTTGATGGAGAAAGTACTGAAAGCGGCTCAGGAGGCTAACGGAATTTAG
- a CDS encoding IS1182 family transposase codes for MFRTRKTQQLSYEFVNIEDLVPKDHLLRKITKYIDFGFITEKTKNLYCEDNGRPCIDPVILFKMLFIGYIYGIRSERRLVEEIKVNVAYRWFLGLSLSDLVPHHSTISQNRRRRFNGTDVFQQIFDEIVFQAMSKGLIDGKELFSDSTFLKANASKSKFTIEKVAKSTKDYVEELDKAVEDDRLEHGKKPLKDKGKEPPETRQTRISTTDPESGHMVREGKPRGFFYLEHRTVDGKLNLITDSYVTAGNVHDSVPYLSRLDRQIHRFGFKVEAVALDAGYLTNPIAHGLRQKGIYAVIAHRRFRPKKGVFHKWQYKYDPEQDHYTCPAGSVLTYRTTNREGYREYKSDPEVCKKCPMLSRCTHSKNHTKVLTRHVWEDDKEWIRENRLSVRGKELYRRRKLTIERSFADSKELHGLRYCRMRGRSKVTEQCLLTAACQNMKKMALFLWKQGQGPSPSSRLHQLLQHLFSFISPILRLNPCTA; via the coding sequence ATGTTTAGAACTCGTAAAACCCAACAACTGAGCTATGAATTCGTTAACATAGAAGACCTGGTTCCCAAGGACCATCTACTTCGAAAGATCACCAAGTACATAGATTTTGGGTTTATCACAGAGAAGACCAAGAACTTATATTGTGAGGATAACGGTCGGCCGTGTATTGATCCGGTGATTCTCTTTAAGATGTTGTTCATTGGTTACATTTATGGGATACGTTCAGAGCGTCGTTTGGTTGAAGAGATCAAAGTTAACGTGGCCTATCGCTGGTTCCTAGGGCTTTCTCTTTCAGATCTAGTACCCCATCACTCCACCATAAGCCAGAATCGACGTCGGCGGTTCAATGGAACAGATGTATTCCAGCAGATATTTGACGAGATAGTATTTCAGGCAATGTCCAAAGGGCTGATCGACGGGAAAGAATTGTTTTCCGACTCTACGTTCCTAAAAGCAAACGCCAGCAAAAGCAAATTCACCATTGAAAAAGTAGCCAAGTCAACAAAGGACTACGTAGAGGAACTGGACAAAGCAGTAGAGGATGACCGTTTAGAACATGGGAAGAAGCCGTTAAAGGATAAGGGAAAAGAACCTCCCGAAACAAGGCAAACCCGAATCAGTACAACTGACCCCGAAAGCGGGCATATGGTACGGGAAGGTAAGCCACGGGGATTCTTTTACCTGGAACATAGAACTGTAGACGGGAAGTTGAACCTAATCACAGACTCTTATGTAACCGCTGGGAATGTCCATGATTCTGTTCCCTATCTCAGTCGACTTGACAGGCAAATCCATCGCTTTGGTTTTAAAGTCGAGGCTGTGGCGCTTGATGCAGGCTATCTCACTAATCCTATTGCCCATGGTCTAAGGCAAAAAGGAATTTATGCTGTCATCGCTCATAGGAGGTTCCGTCCTAAGAAAGGGGTCTTTCACAAGTGGCAGTACAAATATGATCCTGAACAGGATCACTACACCTGTCCTGCCGGTAGCGTCCTCACCTATCGCACAACCAATCGTGAAGGGTACCGGGAGTATAAATCTGACCCCGAAGTATGTAAAAAGTGCCCAATGCTAAGCCGTTGTACACATTCCAAAAACCATACTAAAGTTTTAACCAGACATGTTTGGGAAGACGATAAGGAATGGATAAGGGAAAATCGTCTTAGCGTGCGCGGGAAAGAACTATACCGGCGAAGGAAGCTAACCATTGAAAGAAGCTTCGCAGATTCTAAAGAACTGCATGGTCTAAGATATTGCCGTATGCGGGGGCGCAGCAAAGTCACAGAGCAGTGCCTCCTTACGGCCGCTTGCCAGAACATGAAAAAGATGGCCCTCTTCTTGTGGAAACAGGGACAAGGACCATCTCCTAGTTCTCGCCTACATCAACTTTTACAGCATCTCTTCTCCTTCATAAGCCCGATATTAAGATTAAACCCCTGCACCGCTTGA
- a CDS encoding TRAP transporter small permease: protein MSFADRVDKVMTVVEKSVVAICLALMMCIVFYGVVNRFIVKRSLQWSEELSRYLTIWATYVGASLGVRWGSHIGVEAFVNLLPKKARSCVNLVTYLACLAFVAFVTVTGFQFTEKLLTTQQLSPAMRIPMAWAYAGVPVGALFMGVRYLMLVVQDVGVIFKGKEESTDGECPTLNV from the coding sequence ATGTCATTCGCTGATCGGGTAGACAAAGTGATGACCGTCGTGGAAAAATCTGTGGTGGCCATCTGCCTTGCGCTCATGATGTGTATCGTTTTTTACGGGGTTGTCAACCGGTTTATTGTCAAACGCTCCCTGCAGTGGTCCGAAGAATTGTCGCGGTACCTGACCATTTGGGCCACGTACGTCGGCGCGAGCCTCGGGGTGCGCTGGGGGTCTCATATCGGCGTAGAGGCTTTTGTCAATCTCCTACCGAAAAAGGCCCGCAGCTGTGTTAACCTGGTCACTTACCTTGCCTGCCTGGCCTTTGTCGCCTTTGTAACGGTGACCGGTTTTCAGTTTACCGAGAAGCTCCTGACCACCCAACAGCTCTCCCCGGCCATGCGGATTCCGATGGCGTGGGCTTATGCCGGGGTTCCTGTCGGTGCGCTTTTCATGGGCGTGCGTTACTTGATGCTTGTTGTCCAGGATGTCGGCGTAATTTTCAAAGGGAAGGAAGAGTCAACCGATGGCGAATGCCCTACTCTTAACGTTTAG
- a CDS encoding TRAP transporter large permease: MANALLLTFSLLVIANVPIGICLGLATTVALLSAGGKVPLILVAQRMFTGLDSFPLLAIPLFMIAGKVMERGGISRRLVDLAAQVVGWLPGGFAMVSVLACMFFAAISGSAPATVAAIGSIMVPAMVEAGYDRAFAAGLLASAGTIGVIIPPSIPFVTYGITMNTSIGDLFLAGFIPGTIMGLSLMIYSYYVAKKRGYQASIKPTFKGFLTAFKDAIWGLLMPIIILGGIYGGVFTPTEAAGIACVYGLIVGLFVYRVLKFNELPRVFYEAGVTSAMVMLIIATATAMGWVMTTEQVPTKLAQSMAPLATNPVILLLVINIILLITGCLMELNAAIVILGPIFLPLVTKANIDLIHFGIIMVVNMTIGLLTPPLGVNLFVACGLDRLVTFNKLVKAVLPMLTILIINLMLFTYLPQLSLLLPKLL; this comes from the coding sequence ATGGCGAATGCCCTACTCTTAACGTTTAGCCTTCTCGTTATCGCCAACGTCCCGATTGGTATTTGCCTTGGCTTGGCCACCACGGTGGCGTTGCTTTCAGCAGGCGGCAAGGTACCCCTAATTCTGGTGGCGCAAAGGATGTTTACCGGGCTCGACTCCTTCCCTCTTCTGGCAATTCCCCTCTTCATGATAGCCGGCAAGGTAATGGAGCGAGGCGGAATCTCGCGCCGTCTCGTCGACCTGGCTGCTCAGGTCGTCGGGTGGTTACCCGGAGGTTTTGCCATGGTTTCAGTCCTGGCGTGCATGTTCTTTGCCGCCATCTCCGGCTCGGCCCCGGCGACCGTGGCCGCCATCGGTAGCATCATGGTTCCCGCAATGGTTGAAGCAGGTTACGACCGCGCTTTTGCAGCAGGCCTGTTGGCTTCCGCTGGGACCATCGGTGTCATCATTCCCCCAAGCATTCCCTTTGTCACGTACGGCATCACCATGAACACCTCGATTGGAGATCTTTTTTTGGCGGGATTCATCCCGGGCACCATCATGGGGCTTTCCCTCATGATTTACTCTTACTACGTTGCCAAGAAGCGCGGTTACCAGGCTTCGATAAAACCTACCTTCAAAGGTTTTCTTACCGCTTTCAAGGACGCGATCTGGGGACTCCTTATGCCGATCATCATCCTAGGCGGTATCTACGGCGGGGTGTTTACGCCGACAGAGGCAGCCGGCATCGCGTGCGTTTATGGTTTAATCGTTGGTCTTTTCGTTTACAGGGTCCTCAAGTTCAATGAGCTACCTAGAGTCTTTTACGAGGCTGGGGTCACTTCCGCAATGGTGATGCTCATCATTGCTACGGCTACTGCCATGGGGTGGGTGATGACCACCGAGCAGGTTCCGACGAAACTGGCCCAAAGCATGGCTCCTTTGGCGACCAACCCGGTAATTCTCTTGCTCGTTATTAACATCATCCTGCTCATTACTGGTTGCTTAATGGAGCTGAACGCGGCCATCGTGATTCTGGGCCCGATCTTCCTTCCGCTTGTGACGAAAGCAAACATTGATCTTATTCACTTTGGGATAATCATGGTCGTTAACATGACCATCGGCCTCTTGACGCCGCCGCTCGGGGTCAACCTGTTTGTGGCCTGCGGACTCGACCGCTTGGTGACCTTCAACAAGCTCGTCAAAGCCGTTCTGCCGATGTTGACCATTCTTATCATCAACCTTATGCTCTTCACCT